From Paenibacillus physcomitrellae, the proteins below share one genomic window:
- the pflB gene encoding formate C-acetyltransferase yields MSVIEKETAATQNAWRGFKPGKWMREVNTANFIDTNIKPYEGNESFLQGATANTKALWEIVSDLSKKEREAGGVLDVDVNTPSTITSHAPGFLDKDKEQIVGVQGSAPFQRTIRPNGGVRMVITACKAYGFDLPPEIVDLYTNVRKTHNQGVFDAYTAEMRAARHTGIITGLPDAYGRGRIIGDYRRVALYGVDFLINQKQDELKDMEVDVMDVDVIRLREELSEQIRALGELKQLGEMYGFDISRPANNAKEAFQWLYFGYLAAVKEQDGAAMSLGRVSSFLDAYIERDLAEGTMTEEQAQELVDHFVMKLRIVKFLRTPEYNELYSGDPTWVTESIGGMSVNGTTKVTKNSFRFLHTLYNLGPAPEPNLTVLWSDKLPEAFKKYCAKVSIETSSIQYENDDLMRPIYGDDYGIACCVSAMRIGKQMQFFGARANLAKALLYAINGGKDERYGTQTAPEFPAITSEYLDYDEVMKRFVPMMEWLSKLYVNTLNVIHYMHDRYAYERIEMALHDRDILRTMACGIAGLSVVADSLSAIKYAKVKPIRNENGIAVDFEIEGDFPCYGNNDDRVDSIAVNLVETFMSMIRKHKTYRNALPTQSILTITSNVVYGKKTGTTPDGRKAGEPFAPGANPMHGRDKKGALASLSSVAKLPYEHSLDGISNTFSIVPKALGKEAETRKNNLVAMMDGYFGSDAHHLNVNVFDREQLLDAMEHPENYPQLTIRVSGYAVNFIKLTREQQLDVVNRTFHEGM; encoded by the coding sequence ATGTCGGTGATTGAAAAAGAAACAGCAGCTACGCAGAATGCCTGGAGAGGCTTTAAACCGGGCAAATGGATGAGAGAGGTCAATACGGCCAATTTCATCGATACCAACATCAAACCTTATGAAGGAAACGAATCCTTTCTGCAGGGCGCAACGGCTAACACCAAAGCTTTGTGGGAAATCGTATCCGACCTGTCCAAGAAAGAAAGAGAAGCTGGCGGTGTGCTGGACGTAGACGTTAACACGCCTTCGACGATCACTTCCCACGCTCCCGGATTTCTGGATAAAGACAAAGAACAAATCGTAGGTGTGCAGGGCTCCGCTCCGTTCCAACGGACGATTCGTCCAAACGGCGGCGTGAGAATGGTCATTACGGCTTGTAAAGCTTATGGCTTTGACCTTCCGCCAGAAATCGTTGACTTGTATACGAATGTACGTAAAACGCATAACCAAGGTGTATTTGATGCTTATACCGCTGAAATGAGAGCAGCCCGTCATACCGGCATCATCACCGGCTTGCCCGATGCTTACGGCCGCGGCCGCATTATCGGCGACTACCGCCGCGTAGCTTTGTACGGGGTAGACTTCCTGATCAATCAAAAACAAGATGAACTGAAAGATATGGAAGTAGACGTGATGGACGTCGATGTTATTCGTCTCCGCGAAGAGCTGTCCGAACAGATCCGCGCTTTGGGTGAATTGAAGCAGCTTGGCGAAATGTACGGCTTTGACATCTCCAGACCGGCCAACAACGCCAAAGAAGCTTTCCAATGGCTGTATTTCGGTTATTTGGCAGCCGTTAAGGAACAAGACGGCGCGGCAATGTCCCTTGGCCGTGTATCTTCTTTCCTTGATGCTTATATCGAACGTGACCTTGCCGAAGGTACAATGACAGAAGAACAAGCACAGGAACTGGTTGACCATTTCGTGATGAAGCTGCGGATCGTGAAGTTCCTCAGAACTCCTGAATATAACGAGCTTTACAGCGGCGACCCTACCTGGGTAACGGAATCCATCGGCGGCATGTCCGTAAATGGAACCACCAAAGTCACCAAAAACAGCTTCCGTTTTCTGCATACTCTGTACAACCTGGGTCCTGCACCGGAACCAAACCTGACGGTTCTCTGGTCCGACAAGCTGCCTGAAGCGTTCAAAAAATATTGCGCCAAGGTATCCATCGAAACCAGCTCGATCCAATACGAAAACGACGATCTGATGCGTCCGATCTACGGCGACGATTATGGCATCGCCTGCTGTGTATCCGCTATGCGCATCGGCAAACAAATGCAGTTCTTCGGAGCACGTGCCAACCTGGCCAAAGCTTTGCTGTACGCCATCAACGGAGGTAAAGACGAAAGATACGGCACACAAACCGCGCCGGAATTCCCGGCCATTACTTCCGAATATCTGGACTACGACGAAGTGATGAAGCGTTTTGTGCCGATGATGGAATGGCTGTCCAAACTGTATGTGAATACGCTGAACGTGATCCACTACATGCATGACAGATATGCTTACGAACGGATTGAAATGGCGCTGCATGACCGCGACATCCTCCGCACGATGGCTTGCGGCATCGCCGGCTTATCGGTCGTTGCGGACTCCCTGAGCGCGATCAAATACGCCAAAGTCAAACCGATCCGAAACGAAAACGGCATCGCCGTTGATTTTGAAATCGAAGGCGACTTCCCTTGCTACGGCAACAATGACGACCGTGTCGACAGCATTGCGGTCAACCTGGTTGAAACCTTTATGAGCATGATTCGCAAACATAAAACGTACCGCAACGCTTTGCCAACCCAATCGATTCTGACCATCACCTCCAACGTGGTGTACGGTAAGAAGACAGGTACAACACCTGATGGCCGCAAAGCCGGCGAACCGTTTGCACCGGGCGCAAACCCTATGCACGGCCGTGACAAGAAAGGCGCTCTCGCTTCCTTGAGTTCGGTAGCCAAACTGCCTTATGAACACAGCCTTGACGGTATTTCCAACACGTTCTCGATCGTCCCTAAAGCGCTGGGTAAAGAAGCGGAAACACGCAAAAACAACCTGGTAGCGATGATGGACGGCTACTTCGGCAGCGACGCGCATCACTTGAACGTCAACGTATTCGACCGCGAACAGCTGCTGGATGCGATGGAACATCCAGAGAACTATCCGCAATTGACCATTCGCGTATCGGGTTATGCGGTTAACTTTATCAAGCTGACCCGCGAGCAACAGCTGGACGTAGTCAACAGAACGTTCCACGAAGGCATGTAA
- the adhE gene encoding bifunctional acetaldehyde-CoA/alcohol dehydrogenase: protein MAVKNEAASNVKQAVQPAQEYIQGLIDKAKKASEAFMSMDQQQIDDIVQAMALAGLDKHMYLAKKAVEETGRGVYEDKIIKNMFATEYIWNSIKYDKTVGVIEDNPYESFQKIAEPVGIIMGITPVTNPTSTTIFKSLIAIKTRNPIIFGFHPSAQECSREAAKILLEAAVKHGAPADCIQWIEQPSMDRTNALMNHPDVACILATGGSAMVKAAYSCGKPALGVGPGNVPCFIEKSADLDQAVNDLILSKTFDNGMICASEQAVIIEEPVFDQVKKKMIANGCYFVNKEEAAKLTAGAIVAEKCAVNPAIVGQPAVKIAEMCGIQVPAGTKILIAEIDGVGPKFPLSAEKLSPVLACYKVKTAEQGIDLAEQVVHFGGMGHSSVIHSNNDEIIQKFSDRLPTCRILVNQPSSQGGIGDIYNTNLPSLTLGCGSYGRNSTSSNVTAVNLINVKRVNHRTVNMQWFKVPSKIYFEKGATQYLTKMPDITRVMIVTDPMMVKLGYVERVEHYLRQRQTPVAIEVFSDVEPDPSTTTVARGTEMMAKFQPDCIIALGGGSPMDAAKGMWLFYEYPDTDFHNLKQKFMDIRKRTYKYPSLGQKAKFVAIPTTSGTGSEVTPFAVITNKEVGNTKYPLADYELTPDVAIIDPEFVYSLPKVAVADTGMDVLTHGIEAYVSVMANDYTDGLAIKAIQLVFQYLEKSALTGDKLAREKMHNASTLAGMAFANAFLGINHSLAHKWGGQYHTAHGRTNAILLPHVIRYNAKKPTKFAAWPKYTNFVADQRYAEIARILGLPARTTEEGVKSLINAIRDLNKKLGIPESFQALGFDPKDFESNVDYLADRAFEDQCTTANPKLPLVTELAEVYRDAFYGRFEE, encoded by the coding sequence ATGGCCGTAAAAAATGAAGCAGCTTCAAACGTAAAGCAGGCCGTACAGCCTGCACAGGAGTACATCCAGGGTTTGATCGACAAAGCGAAAAAAGCTTCCGAAGCTTTCATGAGCATGGATCAGCAGCAAATCGACGACATTGTGCAGGCGATGGCTCTGGCCGGGCTCGACAAACACATGTATCTCGCCAAGAAAGCCGTTGAAGAAACGGGCCGCGGGGTATACGAAGACAAAATCATTAAAAACATGTTCGCTACCGAATACATCTGGAACAGCATCAAATATGACAAGACGGTTGGCGTAATTGAAGACAATCCTTACGAAAGCTTCCAGAAGATCGCTGAGCCGGTCGGCATTATCATGGGGATTACGCCGGTGACAAATCCGACTTCCACCACGATCTTCAAATCGCTGATCGCCATCAAGACACGCAACCCGATCATTTTCGGCTTTCACCCTTCCGCACAGGAATGCAGCCGCGAAGCCGCTAAAATCCTGCTGGAAGCCGCTGTGAAACATGGCGCTCCCGCCGATTGCATCCAATGGATCGAACAGCCTTCCATGGACCGCACCAACGCTTTGATGAATCATCCTGACGTAGCCTGCATTCTCGCCACCGGCGGTTCCGCCATGGTGAAAGCAGCTTACAGCTGCGGCAAACCGGCTCTCGGCGTAGGTCCTGGTAACGTACCTTGCTTCATTGAGAAAAGCGCTGATTTGGATCAAGCGGTCAATGATTTGATCCTGTCCAAAACGTTTGACAACGGCATGATCTGCGCATCCGAACAAGCGGTAATCATCGAAGAGCCCGTGTTTGATCAAGTGAAGAAGAAAATGATCGCAAACGGCTGTTATTTTGTCAACAAAGAAGAAGCCGCCAAGCTGACGGCCGGAGCCATTGTGGCCGAAAAATGCGCCGTTAATCCGGCAATCGTCGGTCAGCCAGCCGTTAAAATCGCCGAAATGTGCGGCATTCAGGTGCCGGCAGGAACCAAAATCCTCATCGCTGAAATTGACGGCGTAGGACCTAAATTCCCGCTGTCCGCCGAGAAGCTCAGCCCTGTCCTGGCCTGCTACAAAGTAAAAACCGCTGAACAAGGCATCGACCTTGCGGAACAGGTTGTTCACTTCGGCGGCATGGGACACTCGTCGGTCATACATTCGAACAATGATGAAATCATCCAGAAATTTTCGGACCGTCTGCCAACCTGCCGGATCCTGGTGAACCAGCCTTCTTCGCAGGGCGGCATCGGCGACATCTACAACACGAACCTGCCATCGCTGACGTTGGGCTGCGGCTCTTATGGACGCAACTCCACTTCGTCGAATGTGACCGCCGTCAACCTGATCAACGTGAAAAGGGTGAACCATCGTACCGTGAACATGCAGTGGTTTAAAGTACCTTCCAAAATCTATTTTGAAAAAGGCGCAACCCAGTACCTGACCAAAATGCCGGACATTACCCGTGTCATGATCGTTACCGACCCTATGATGGTGAAACTGGGTTACGTTGAAAGAGTGGAGCATTATCTCCGTCAGCGCCAAACGCCTGTAGCGATCGAAGTGTTCTCCGACGTTGAACCGGATCCATCGACTACGACCGTTGCCCGCGGTACGGAAATGATGGCGAAATTCCAGCCGGACTGCATCATCGCTCTCGGCGGCGGTTCGCCGATGGATGCCGCCAAAGGCATGTGGCTGTTCTATGAATATCCGGACACCGATTTCCACAACCTGAAACAGAAATTCATGGATATCCGCAAACGGACCTACAAATACCCTAGCTTGGGTCAAAAAGCAAAATTCGTAGCGATCCCGACAACATCCGGTACAGGTTCCGAAGTTACGCCGTTTGCAGTTATTACTAATAAAGAAGTCGGCAACACCAAATATCCTTTGGCCGATTACGAGCTGACGCCGGACGTTGCGATCATCGACCCTGAATTCGTCTACAGCCTGCCTAAAGTAGCCGTTGCCGATACCGGCATGGACGTGCTGACTCATGGTATCGAAGCTTATGTATCCGTTATGGCAAACGATTATACGGACGGCCTGGCGATCAAAGCGATTCAGCTGGTGTTCCAATATCTCGAGAAATCGGCTTTGACCGGCGACAAACTCGCCCGCGAGAAAATGCACAACGCTTCGACTCTGGCCGGTATGGCCTTCGCCAATGCGTTCCTGGGCATCAACCACAGCTTGGCGCATAAATGGGGTGGTCAATATCATACCGCTCACGGCCGTACCAACGCGATCCTGCTGCCGCATGTCATCCGCTATAATGCGAAGAAACCTACGAAATTTGCAGCTTGGCCTAAATACACCAACTTCGTAGCCGACCAGCGTTATGCCGAAATCGCCCGCATCCTGGGGCTGCCTGCCCGCACCACGGAAGAAGGCGTGAAGAGCCTGATCAACGCCATCCGCGACCTGAACAAAAAGCTGGGTATTCCAGAGTCGTTCCAGGCGCTCGGATTTGATCCAAAAGATTTTGAATCGAATGTAGATTATCTGGCAGACCGCGCTTTCGAGGATCAATGCACAACCGCCAATCCTAAACTACCGCTGGTGACCGAGCTTGCGGAAGTTTACAGAGACGCCTTCTACGGACGTTTCGAAGAGTAA
- a CDS encoding Crp/Fnr family transcriptional regulator: protein MSEQMNSVETQGNTNCFSEQNFNRLLVIMKDKNYAEGSHLFWEGDVSDKLFYIKRGRVKMTKSTDEGKELILYMYGRGDLIGQADPFFSSKHGFTAEVLEDCEVGIVENKDLEVLICQHCDFAIDFMKWMGIHHRLTQTKFRDLMMYGKPGALCSTLIRLSNTYGEQQGDTILINKKITHTDLSNMIGATRESVNRMLSDLRKKDALEYENGMIVIKDLVMLQDICHCELCPNEICRI, encoded by the coding sequence ATGAGCGAGCAAATGAACAGCGTTGAAACCCAAGGGAATACAAATTGTTTTTCGGAACAGAACTTCAATCGACTGCTTGTCATCATGAAAGACAAAAACTACGCCGAAGGCTCCCATCTGTTCTGGGAAGGTGATGTGTCGGATAAATTATTCTACATCAAACGCGGACGCGTTAAAATGACCAAGTCGACAGATGAGGGCAAAGAACTCATCCTATATATGTACGGACGTGGAGACCTGATCGGCCAGGCCGATCCATTCTTCAGCTCGAAGCACGGTTTTACAGCGGAAGTCCTCGAGGATTGCGAAGTCGGCATCGTGGAAAATAAAGACCTGGAAGTTCTCATCTGCCAGCACTGCGATTTCGCAATCGACTTCATGAAATGGATGGGCATTCATCACCGCCTGACCCAAACCAAATTCAGAGACCTGATGATGTACGGCAAACCGGGGGCACTCTGCTCGACCTTGATCCGCCTCAGCAATACTTATGGGGAACAGCAAGGCGACACGATCCTCATTAATAAAAAGATTACGCACACCGATCTTTCGAACATGATCGGCGCCACGCGCGAAAGCGTCAACCGGATGCTGAGCGATCTGCGCAAGAAAGACGCGCTGGAATACGAAAACGGCATGATCGTCATTAAAGACCTCGTCATGCTGCAGGACATCTGCCACTGCGAGCTCTGTCCAAATGAAATTTGCCGGATCTAA